Proteins encoded in a region of the Rhodococcus sp. SBT000017 genome:
- a CDS encoding ribonuclease J, whose product MIATGGLGEIGRNMTVFEFDGKLLIVDCGVLFPEEHQPGVDVILPDWSCIRDRLDDVVAIVLTHGHEDHIGGVPYLLRERGDIPVISSRLTLHFLAAKFEEFKVSTKLIEVEAGQTRQEGPFELEFIAVNHSIPDGLAIAIRTDAGLVLHTGDFKMDQFPLDGRITDLRSFARLGEEGLDLLLVDSTNAEVPGFMVSERDLVPAIEKVFRETSGRVIVSSFASHVHRIQQVLDAAHAQGRKVAFVGRSMVRNMKIATDLNYLDVPDGLVVDLPKLNRLPANKITLICTGSQGEPLAALSRMASGEHQIKVGDGDTVLMASSLIPGNENAIYRVINGLVDKGARVVHKGNAKVHVSGHASAGELVYCYNILEPANVLPVHGESRHLRANADLAIRTGVPRDRVLIAENGSVIDLFDGVAQITGSVPIELIYVDGSSVGGVTEDSLADRRLLANEGVLTVIAIVDPDTGLLVDDVDFIGRGFAHEANAFDSLAKAIGKTLTRESDVKVASRENIEKRIVQESARWAKQTLGRQPLIVPVVVDG is encoded by the coding sequence GTGATCGCGACCGGCGGTCTCGGCGAGATCGGCCGGAACATGACCGTCTTCGAGTTCGACGGAAAACTGCTCATCGTCGACTGCGGCGTACTCTTCCCCGAGGAACATCAGCCCGGTGTCGACGTCATCCTCCCCGACTGGAGTTGCATCCGAGATCGTCTCGACGACGTCGTCGCGATCGTCCTCACCCACGGACACGAAGACCACATCGGCGGTGTCCCCTATCTGCTGCGCGAACGCGGCGACATTCCCGTCATCTCGTCGCGGCTGACACTGCACTTCCTGGCTGCCAAGTTCGAGGAGTTCAAGGTCTCGACAAAGCTGATCGAGGTCGAGGCGGGGCAAACCCGTCAGGAAGGCCCGTTCGAGCTCGAGTTCATTGCCGTCAACCACTCGATTCCCGACGGTCTGGCCATCGCCATTCGCACCGACGCCGGGCTGGTGCTGCACACCGGCGATTTCAAGATGGACCAGTTCCCGCTCGATGGTCGGATCACCGACCTCCGCAGCTTCGCACGCCTCGGCGAGGAAGGGCTCGATCTACTCCTGGTCGACTCGACCAACGCCGAGGTTCCGGGGTTCATGGTCTCCGAACGAGATCTGGTCCCGGCCATCGAGAAGGTATTCCGCGAAACGTCGGGACGCGTGATCGTCTCGAGCTTCGCCAGTCACGTACACCGCATTCAGCAGGTCCTCGACGCCGCGCATGCGCAAGGCCGCAAGGTCGCTTTCGTGGGCCGATCGATGGTGCGCAACATGAAAATTGCCACCGATCTGAACTACCTCGACGTACCCGACGGGCTCGTGGTCGATCTCCCGAAGCTCAATCGTCTTCCGGCGAACAAGATCACGTTGATCTGCACCGGATCTCAGGGCGAGCCGCTGGCCGCACTGTCTCGCATGGCGTCGGGTGAGCATCAGATCAAGGTGGGTGACGGCGACACCGTACTGATGGCCAGCAGCCTGATTCCCGGAAACGAGAATGCGATCTACCGCGTCATCAACGGCCTCGTCGACAAGGGTGCACGCGTGGTGCACAAGGGGAATGCGAAGGTGCACGTCTCGGGCCACGCCAGCGCAGGCGAGTTGGTCTACTGCTACAACATCCTCGAACCCGCGAATGTGCTTCCCGTACACGGTGAGTCGCGACACCTGCGCGCCAATGCCGATCTCGCGATCAGGACCGGCGTTCCCCGCGATCGCGTGTTGATCGCCGAGAACGGAAGCGTCATCGACCTGTTCGACGGCGTCGCGCAAATCACCGGCTCCGTCCCCATCGAGCTGATCTACGTCGACGGCAGTTCCGTCGGTGGTGTGACCGAGGATTCGCTGGCCGATCGACGCCTGCTCGCCAACGAGGGCGTCCTGACCGTCATCGCGATCGTGGACCCCGACACCGGTCTGCTCGTCGACGACGTCGACTTCATCGGACGCGGATTCGCCCACGAGGCCAACGCTTTCGACTCACTGGCCAAGGCGATCGGCAAGACCCTCACGCGCGAGAGCGACGTGAAGGTCGCCTCCCGGGAGAACATCGAGAAGCGCATCGTGCAGGAATCGGCCCGGTGGGCCAAGCAGACCCTGGGCCGTCAGCCCCTCATCGTCCCGGTGGTCGTGGACGGCTGA
- a CDS encoding SulP family inorganic anion transporter, whose product MSDSAERIPTVMSALRSPRMLKTEVLASLVVALALIPEAIAFSIIAGVDPRVGLFASFTMAVSIAFLGGRPAMISAATGAIALVIAPVAKQYGLDYFIATVILAGVFQVIFGVLGVAKLMRFIPRSVMVGFVNALAILIFTSQFPALIGVPWLVYPLVAVGLLIMFLLPRITSVVPAPLVAIVLLTVATVVFTLNVPDVGDEGELPSSLPALLIPDVPLNLETLSIIAPYALAMAIVGLLESLLTAKLVDDVTDTHSNKTRESWGQGAANVITGFFGGMGGCAMVGQTMINVKASGARTRISTFLAGVFLLILVVGLGDVVALIPMAALAAVMIMVAIGTMDWHSISPKTLRRMPKSETAVMVATVVVTVATHNLAYGVVVGVVTAMVLFARRVAHLTEVIDVAHPNEGTRIYAVKGELFFASSNDLVYRFDYAGDPKNIVIDLSGAHVWDASTVATLDAITTKYEAKGKRAVIVGLDAASAERHVRLTGQLSGGH is encoded by the coding sequence ATGAGCGACTCCGCCGAACGGATTCCGACCGTCATGAGTGCCCTGCGGTCCCCGCGAATGCTGAAGACCGAGGTGCTGGCAAGCCTCGTCGTGGCCCTGGCACTGATTCCCGAGGCCATCGCCTTCTCGATCATTGCCGGCGTCGATCCGCGAGTGGGCCTGTTCGCGTCCTTCACCATGGCCGTGTCGATCGCGTTCCTCGGTGGTCGTCCCGCGATGATTTCGGCCGCTACCGGCGCTATTGCCCTGGTCATCGCCCCGGTCGCAAAGCAGTACGGTCTCGACTACTTCATCGCCACCGTCATCCTCGCCGGCGTCTTCCAAGTGATTTTCGGGGTCCTCGGGGTTGCCAAGTTGATGCGCTTCATCCCGCGTAGCGTCATGGTCGGCTTCGTCAACGCGCTCGCCATTCTCATCTTCACCTCTCAGTTTCCTGCGTTGATAGGTGTGCCGTGGCTGGTCTACCCGCTGGTGGCCGTCGGTCTGCTGATCATGTTCCTGCTGCCGAGGATCACGTCGGTCGTGCCCGCACCGCTCGTCGCCATCGTGCTGCTGACCGTTGCCACAGTGGTCTTCACGCTGAACGTCCCCGACGTCGGCGATGAGGGCGAACTGCCGTCGAGCCTGCCCGCGCTGCTGATCCCCGACGTCCCGCTGAACCTCGAGACGCTGAGCATCATCGCTCCGTACGCCCTCGCCATGGCCATCGTCGGACTGCTCGAATCGCTGCTGACGGCAAAACTCGTCGACGACGTCACCGACACTCACTCGAACAAGACCCGGGAGAGTTGGGGCCAGGGCGCAGCGAACGTCATCACCGGCTTCTTCGGTGGCATGGGTGGGTGCGCGATGGTCGGCCAGACGATGATCAACGTCAAGGCCTCGGGTGCCCGGACTCGCATTTCCACGTTCCTGGCCGGGGTGTTCCTGTTGATACTCGTGGTCGGACTGGGCGACGTCGTGGCACTGATCCCGATGGCCGCACTTGCCGCCGTGATGATCATGGTTGCGATCGGCACGATGGATTGGCACAGCATCAGCCCGAAGACGTTGCGGCGCATGCCCAAGAGCGAAACAGCAGTCATGGTGGCAACCGTGGTCGTCACCGTCGCCACCCACAACCTCGCGTACGGCGTCGTCGTCGGCGTCGTCACCGCGATGGTGCTGTTCGCTCGGCGGGTGGCGCACCTGACCGAGGTCATCGACGTAGCGCATCCGAACGAGGGCACTCGCATCTACGCAGTGAAGGGGGAGTTGTTCTTCGCGTCGAGCAACGATCTGGTCTATCGGTTCGACTACGCGGGAGATCCGAAGAACATCGTCATCGACCTCAGCGGTGCCCATGTCTGGGATGCGTCCACGGTCGCCACGCTCGATGCCATCACCACGAAGTACGAGGCGAAGGGCAAGCGGGCAGTGATCGTCGGTCTCGACGCGGCCTCTGCGGAGCGGCATGTTCGGCTGACCGGGCAGCTTTCGGGCGGTCATTGA
- a CDS encoding LysR substrate-binding domain-containing protein, with protein sequence MFSLNRLSCFIAVAEELHFGRAAERLHMTQPPLSRQIQQLESEVGVQLIDRTSRSVTLTAAGLAFLPEARRILDLAEGALLTVRRVPTGDLGTVVVGFTGASAHAVLPQLLDAARAKLPDVKLVLREMVSAVQMESLAVGDLDLGLARPPLKRPGIASRPVLHESLIAAMPEHHPLAEKDELSVEDFDEQPIIMYSPVDARYFHELLISTFTIVGVSPRYVQYVTQVHTMLVLVRSGIGLALVPESASTMRPEGVAFRPVRTVKERPVELDAAWRVDNDNPALHRFMTDVLPTREWS encoded by the coding sequence ATGTTCTCGCTCAACAGGCTCTCCTGCTTCATCGCCGTCGCCGAGGAGTTGCACTTCGGCCGCGCTGCCGAGAGGCTGCACATGACCCAGCCGCCCTTGAGCAGACAGATACAACAGCTCGAAAGCGAGGTCGGCGTACAGCTGATCGACCGCACGAGTCGATCGGTCACGCTGACGGCCGCGGGCCTGGCCTTCCTTCCCGAGGCTCGACGCATCCTCGATCTCGCCGAGGGCGCATTGCTGACGGTACGACGCGTCCCCACCGGCGACCTGGGGACCGTGGTCGTCGGATTCACCGGCGCATCGGCCCATGCGGTGCTGCCGCAGTTGCTCGATGCCGCACGCGCGAAGCTCCCGGATGTGAAACTCGTTCTGCGCGAGATGGTCTCGGCCGTACAGATGGAATCGTTGGCCGTCGGCGATCTGGATCTCGGGTTGGCCAGGCCACCACTCAAGCGACCGGGCATCGCGTCCCGGCCGGTGCTGCACGAGTCGTTGATCGCAGCAATGCCCGAGCATCACCCTCTGGCCGAGAAAGACGAACTGTCGGTGGAGGACTTCGACGAGCAGCCGATCATCATGTATTCACCCGTCGATGCTCGGTACTTCCACGAGCTGCTGATCAGCACCTTCACCATCGTCGGGGTTTCTCCGCGCTACGTGCAGTACGTGACCCAGGTGCACACGATGCTGGTGCTCGTTCGCTCCGGCATCGGATTGGCATTGGTGCCGGAGTCGGCATCGACCATGCGGCCGGAAGGTGTTGCGTTCCGGCCGGTTCGGACCGTGAAGGAGCGTCCCGTCGAACTCGACGCCGCCTGGCGCGTGGACAACGACAACCCGGCACTGCACCGCTTCATGACCGATGTGCTTCCGACGCGTGAGTGGTCGTGA
- a CDS encoding MerR family transcriptional regulator produces MTDDDMHMQIGQVAQRTELSIRTVRHYDDVGLVTPSARTVGGFRLYTETDVERLLVIRRMKPLDFTLAEMKQLLESLDVLGDENATDDARSSAAAFVRECHTKAEDSCRTLRRQLAYAEELTEVLSTRGAVARSE; encoded by the coding sequence ATGACGGACGACGACATGCACATGCAGATCGGCCAGGTAGCTCAGCGAACCGAGCTGTCGATTCGCACGGTTCGTCACTACGACGACGTCGGTCTGGTCACGCCCTCTGCTCGGACCGTCGGGGGCTTCCGGCTCTACACCGAGACCGACGTCGAACGCCTGCTCGTCATTCGCCGGATGAAGCCACTCGACTTCACGTTGGCCGAAATGAAACAGCTACTGGAATCTCTCGACGTTCTCGGAGACGAGAACGCGACCGACGACGCCAGGTCGTCGGCCGCGGCCTTCGTTCGTGAATGTCACACCAAGGCCGAGGACAGCTGCCGCACGTTGCGGCGGCAGCTCGCCTACGCAGAGGAGCTCACCGAGGTGTTGTCGACTCGCGGAGCAGTAGCCCGGAGCGAGTAG
- a CDS encoding NAD(P)/FAD-dependent oxidoreductase, with amino-acid sequence MQVHNVVIIGSGFGGQCAAKALLDRGIDDFVILERRPFLGGTWKQNRYPGAAVDVQSPLYSIASEPFEWSRMFAEREELERYTDHVLESNGLPARTHVDTDVRKIEWVGDHWLISTSRGDYAATFVVNASGPLSTPVIPPFPGREGFGGKQFHTNDWDTEYDHAGKRVAIVGSGASAAQVIPAIQPEVEQLHVFQRTPHWVMPRHDREFTALQRKLLRIEPIRRAVRAGIYWTLETRVVGFKYSRTMLKAVAQRTALKHIQSQVPDPELRAKVTPDYTIGCKRVLLSNTLYPALGKSNVTLHDKHDGIAEITETGIVTTTGEHVDVDLLVWSTGYDATDGVISYPVIGRDGRALSEVWDPYPRAYLGTTVPGFPNLFVVTGPNTGIGHTSAIFLIEAQMEYIVRAVDAVKQSGALAIEVTADAEQAYTDKIHREMDGTVWKDGGCHSWYQSKSGHVVAMFPGFSFTFRRWAKRFRPQEHHIHFAPTDAITKDEVPA; translated from the coding sequence ATGCAGGTGCACAACGTGGTGATCATCGGCAGCGGCTTCGGTGGCCAATGCGCAGCCAAAGCGCTGCTCGATCGAGGGATCGACGACTTCGTCATCCTGGAGAGGCGTCCCTTCCTCGGTGGCACGTGGAAGCAGAACCGATATCCGGGCGCAGCCGTCGACGTGCAGAGTCCGCTGTATTCGATCGCGTCCGAGCCGTTCGAATGGTCGCGCATGTTCGCCGAACGCGAGGAGCTCGAGCGGTACACCGACCACGTACTCGAATCGAATGGTCTGCCTGCTCGAACGCATGTCGACACCGACGTCCGGAAGATCGAATGGGTCGGCGATCACTGGCTGATCTCCACCTCGCGCGGCGATTACGCCGCCACGTTCGTGGTGAACGCGTCGGGTCCGCTCAGTACGCCGGTGATTCCGCCCTTCCCCGGCCGAGAGGGATTCGGCGGCAAGCAGTTTCACACCAACGACTGGGACACCGAGTACGACCACGCAGGCAAGAGGGTGGCGATCGTCGGCAGCGGTGCCAGCGCCGCACAGGTGATCCCGGCGATCCAACCCGAGGTGGAGCAACTGCACGTCTTCCAGCGCACCCCGCACTGGGTGATGCCGCGCCACGATCGCGAATTCACTGCGCTCCAGCGAAAGCTGCTGCGTATCGAACCGATTCGGAGGGCGGTTCGCGCCGGCATCTACTGGACCCTCGAGACTCGCGTCGTCGGGTTCAAGTACTCGCGGACGATGCTGAAGGCCGTGGCGCAGCGAACTGCGTTGAAGCACATCCAGTCTCAGGTGCCCGATCCCGAGCTTCGAGCCAAGGTCACCCCGGACTACACCATCGGGTGCAAGCGGGTATTGCTGTCCAACACGTTGTATCCGGCACTGGGGAAGTCGAACGTCACTCTGCACGACAAGCACGACGGCATTGCCGAGATCACCGAGACCGGAATCGTCACCACCACAGGCGAACACGTCGATGTGGATCTGTTGGTGTGGTCCACCGGATACGACGCCACCGACGGAGTCATCTCGTACCCGGTGATCGGACGCGACGGCCGGGCCCTGTCCGAGGTCTGGGATCCCTACCCGCGCGCCTACCTCGGCACGACGGTCCCCGGGTTCCCCAACCTGTTCGTCGTCACCGGACCCAACACCGGAATCGGGCACACCTCCGCGATCTTCCTCATCGAGGCGCAGATGGAGTACATCGTGCGGGCCGTCGACGCCGTCAAGCAGAGCGGGGCACTGGCGATCGAGGTCACTGCAGATGCCGAGCAGGCCTACACCGACAAGATTCACCGCGAGATGGACGGCACCGTCTGGAAGGACGGCGGCTGCCACAGCTGGTATCAGTCCAAGTCCGGGCACGTCGTGGCCATGTTCCCCGGTTTCAGTTTCACCTTCCGTCGGTGGGCCAAGCGTTTTCGTCCGCAGGAGCACCACATTCACTTCGCGCCCACCGATGCGATCACGAAAGACGAGGTGCCGGCATGA
- a CDS encoding lipase family protein, protein MGKYVKFGRRCAAVVAAVSLVVSGGQWSAGADPLGDFQNPPRTAESIAATPLDDPWVVPPPGYETAAPGTVLRTRSVTVGPLVTPVTTTQLLVASTDAKDRPAAIVTSVIVPTAPWTSPGPRPVVAYNMAIDSLGATCEPSWTMQRGIAPEMAPVQLLLARGYAVVVTDHQGPRHAYAVGPMAAHAVLDGLRGAVTTAAIGLDPTAPLGITGYSGGAIASGWAVQEAPAYAPELNIVGAAFGGTPTDFALLRQSMNGNAASAVFLAAAMGVAREYPEMLSLYNDDGWRLAQASKDLCIIGIAPFGVVAPIRIESLSITPDAFNSPLALAVADQNRLGDSGTPTAPVFLYHGQQEFWIPKEGPEAVFDKWCSRGADVRLEEYLGEHSIVAGSGAPGAFAWLDDRLAGIPVQPGCSSFGR, encoded by the coding sequence ATGGGGAAGTACGTGAAGTTCGGCCGTCGGTGTGCGGCGGTGGTCGCTGCGGTTTCACTGGTGGTGTCGGGCGGGCAATGGTCGGCGGGTGCCGATCCACTCGGCGATTTCCAGAATCCGCCGCGCACCGCCGAATCGATCGCCGCGACACCGCTCGACGATCCGTGGGTCGTTCCGCCGCCCGGATACGAAACAGCCGCTCCCGGAACAGTTCTACGGACCCGCAGCGTCACCGTCGGACCACTTGTCACCCCGGTCACCACCACCCAACTGCTGGTTGCCTCGACCGACGCTAAGGACCGCCCCGCTGCCATCGTCACCAGCGTCATCGTCCCGACCGCGCCCTGGACCTCGCCCGGTCCGCGCCCTGTTGTTGCATACAACATGGCCATCGATTCGCTCGGCGCCACGTGTGAGCCATCGTGGACCATGCAACGCGGCATCGCTCCGGAAATGGCACCCGTGCAGCTGCTTCTGGCGCGGGGCTACGCCGTCGTCGTCACCGACCATCAGGGGCCCCGCCATGCGTACGCCGTCGGACCGATGGCAGCGCACGCCGTACTCGACGGTCTGCGCGGCGCGGTCACGACCGCCGCGATCGGCCTCGATCCGACTGCGCCCCTGGGCATTACGGGCTACTCGGGCGGGGCGATCGCATCGGGCTGGGCCGTGCAGGAGGCTCCGGCCTACGCCCCCGAACTGAACATCGTCGGCGCAGCGTTCGGCGGAACGCCCACCGACTTCGCGCTGCTACGTCAGTCCATGAACGGCAACGCAGCGTCGGCGGTGTTCCTCGCGGCAGCGATGGGCGTTGCGCGCGAGTACCCGGAGATGCTGTCGCTCTACAACGACGACGGGTGGCGGCTCGCACAGGCGTCGAAGGACCTGTGCATCATCGGGATTGCACCGTTCGGAGTCGTTGCTCCGATCCGCATCGAGTCACTGTCCATCACTCCCGATGCGTTCAATTCGCCGCTGGCGCTCGCGGTTGCTGATCAGAATCGATTGGGAGACAGCGGAACCCCGACGGCACCGGTGTTCCTGTATCACGGACAGCAGGAGTTCTGGATTCCGAAGGAAGGTCCCGAGGCCGTGTTCGACAAGTGGTGTTCACGCGGAGCCGACGTCCGCCTCGAGGAATACCTGGGTGAGCACAGCATCGTTGCCGGCAGCGGAGCTCCCGGTGCGTTCGCGTGGTTGGACGACCGCCTCGCGGGAATTCCGGTTCAACCCGGATGCAGTAGCTTCGGCCGCTAG
- a CDS encoding universal stress protein: MTVVVGYSPTVEGKGALPFAFREALMRGTDLLIVAEDNSAADADFAATVESAREEASALGVTTKIHDNEAGRSHADNLIDLSFDEHAQLVVIGIRRRSPVGKLFMGSVSQRVLLEAHCPVTAVKPPVGLPR; encoded by the coding sequence ATGACCGTCGTCGTCGGCTACTCGCCGACCGTCGAAGGAAAAGGCGCGCTGCCCTTCGCATTTCGCGAGGCTCTCATGCGCGGGACGGACTTGCTCATCGTGGCCGAGGACAACAGCGCAGCCGACGCCGACTTCGCTGCCACCGTCGAATCGGCTCGCGAGGAGGCGTCGGCGCTCGGTGTGACGACGAAGATTCACGACAACGAAGCGGGCCGCTCGCATGCCGACAATCTGATCGACCTCTCGTTCGACGAGCACGCTCAGCTTGTCGTCATCGGCATCCGGCGTCGATCACCCGTCGGAAAGTTGTTCATGGGCAGCGTCTCTCAGCGTGTACTACTCGAGGCCCACTGCCCGGTGACGGCCGTCAAGCCGCCGGTGGGGTTGCCGCGCTGA
- a CDS encoding class I SAM-dependent methyltransferase, translated as MTRGDEMLGDLEVSRGYQQNAAYWERIVRQRLDKFQTEVTDVALLDLIGDPESVCVLDAGCGEGYFTRELIARGAAHVHGVDTCAELIVAAREHPESGDRRAEYHRADVADLPLPDSSVDVVVANRLPHGIADPAKRFVEFRRVLQPAGRLIVLSMHPCFYAARTDREGIGFASTIDDYFGVRTVQQRFDVAGLTSPAESFQQFYSLEEHIGMITAAGFVITNLREPRPSAEQRQSDEFWATNFTRPLFMLLECTPMAAR; from the coding sequence GTGACACGGGGAGACGAGATGCTGGGTGACCTCGAAGTATCGCGCGGGTATCAGCAGAACGCGGCGTACTGGGAGCGCATCGTTCGGCAACGGCTCGACAAGTTTCAGACGGAGGTCACCGACGTTGCCTTGCTGGATCTGATCGGTGACCCCGAAAGCGTCTGCGTACTCGACGCGGGTTGTGGCGAGGGGTATTTCACTCGTGAACTCATCGCACGCGGGGCTGCGCACGTGCATGGCGTCGATACCTGCGCCGAGCTGATCGTCGCAGCTCGCGAGCACCCCGAGAGCGGAGACCGCCGCGCGGAATATCATCGCGCCGATGTGGCCGACCTACCGTTGCCGGACTCGAGTGTCGACGTCGTCGTCGCGAATCGTCTTCCGCACGGGATAGCCGACCCCGCAAAAAGATTCGTCGAGTTTCGTCGAGTCCTTCAGCCCGCTGGGCGGTTGATCGTGTTGTCCATGCATCCCTGCTTCTACGCCGCCCGCACAGATCGAGAGGGAATCGGCTTCGCGTCCACGATCGACGACTACTTCGGTGTCAGAACGGTCCAGCAGCGTTTCGACGTTGCGGGTCTGACGTCGCCTGCAGAGTCCTTTCAGCAGTTCTATTCGTTGGAAGAGCACATCGGGATGATCACCGCAGCAGGGTTCGTCATCACGAACCTGCGAGAGCCTCGCCCGTCTGCTGAGCAACGACAATCCGACGAGTTCTGGGCAACCAATTTCACCCGCCCACTCTTCATGCTGCTCGAATGCACGCCGATGGCTGCCAGATGA
- a CDS encoding SulP family inorganic anion transporter has translation MSRAAQVPATSIEDVSVLGALRSPKRLKTEVLAGLVVALALIPEAISFSIIAGVDPRVGLFASFTMAVTISIVGGRPAMISAATGAIALVVAPLARDYGLDYLIAAVILGGILQVLLSVLGVAKLMRFIPRSVMVGFVNALAILIFSSQIPYLIGVPWLVYPMVAVGLAIMFFLPKLTTIVPAPLIAIVILTGVTLVFALAVPDVGDEGELPSSLPSFLIPDVPFTFDTLSIVAPFALAIALVGLLESLMTAKLVDDITDSHSNKTREGWGQGVANLVTGFTGGMGGCAMIGQTMINVKVSGARTRISTFLAGVFLLILVVGLGDIVALIPMAALVAVMIMVSIGTFDWHSINPKTLRRMPKSETLVMVSTVAVTVITHNLAYGVLVGVITAMVLFARRVAHLTEVIDVAHPDEDTRVYAVKGELFFASSNDLIYQFDYVGDPKNVVIDMSESHIWDASTVATLDAITTKYAAKGKTVEIVGLNAPSIERHDRLSGNLGADH, from the coding sequence GTGTCTCGAGCTGCCCAGGTGCCTGCCACCTCCATCGAAGACGTCTCGGTGCTCGGTGCGCTGCGCTCACCGAAGCGACTCAAGACCGAAGTGCTCGCAGGCCTGGTCGTGGCACTGGCGCTCATTCCGGAAGCCATTTCGTTCTCGATCATCGCCGGGGTGGATCCGCGAGTCGGGCTGTTCGCGTCGTTCACGATGGCGGTCACGATCTCCATCGTCGGTGGCCGTCCCGCGATGATCTCCGCTGCGACCGGAGCCATTGCGCTGGTGGTAGCCCCGTTGGCGAGGGATTACGGCCTCGACTACCTCATCGCAGCGGTGATCCTCGGCGGAATTCTGCAGGTCCTGCTCAGCGTTCTCGGCGTCGCCAAGCTGATGCGCTTCATACCGCGCAGCGTCATGGTCGGGTTCGTCAACGCGCTGGCGATTCTGATCTTCTCCTCGCAGATCCCGTACCTGATCGGTGTGCCCTGGTTGGTCTACCCGATGGTCGCCGTGGGCCTGGCCATCATGTTCTTCCTACCCAAGCTCACCACCATCGTGCCGGCACCACTGATCGCGATCGTGATACTGACCGGCGTCACACTCGTCTTCGCGCTGGCCGTGCCCGACGTCGGCGACGAAGGTGAACTGCCGTCCTCGCTGCCGTCGTTCCTGATCCCGGATGTGCCGTTCACCTTCGACACGTTGTCGATCGTCGCGCCGTTCGCGTTGGCCATTGCGCTGGTCGGTCTACTCGAATCACTGATGACGGCCAAGCTCGTCGACGACATCACCGATTCGCATTCCAACAAGACCCGCGAGGGCTGGGGCCAGGGTGTGGCCAACCTTGTCACCGGGTTCACCGGCGGCATGGGCGGTTGCGCGATGATCGGTCAGACCATGATCAACGTCAAGGTCTCCGGTGCGCGCACTCGGATCTCGACGTTCCTCGCCGGCGTCTTCCTGCTGATTCTGGTGGTCGGTCTCGGCGACATCGTCGCGCTGATTCCGATGGCCGCGCTCGTCGCCGTCATGATCATGGTCTCGATCGGAACCTTCGACTGGCACAGCATCAACCCGAAGACGTTGCGGCGCATGCCCAAGAGCGAAACCCTCGTGATGGTCTCGACCGTGGCAGTCACCGTGATCACCCACAACCTTGCATACGGCGTGCTCGTCGGAGTGATCACCGCGATGGTGCTGTTCGCCAGGCGGGTTGCGCACCTGACCGAGGTGATCGATGTGGCTCATCCCGACGAGGACACCCGCGTCTACGCGGTGAAGGGCGAGCTGTTCTTCGCGTCGAGCAACGACCTGATCTATCAGTTCGACTACGTGGGCGATCCGAAGAACGTCGTCATCGACATGTCGGAGTCGCACATCTGGGACGCATCGACCGTTGCGACGCTGGACGCCATCACCACCAAGTACGCCGCGAAGGGCAAGACAGTGGAGATCGTGGGTCTGAATGCGCCGTCCATCGAACGGCACGATCGGCTCAGCGGAAACCTGGGTGCCGATCACTGA